TATGTcacatcacttttttttttttttctgaaacatGTCAATCCTTCATTCTTGCATCTTCACGCCGTGAGGCTTCTCTCCCTCCCTTACTCATCTCCATCATCCTCTTCAATGTCTTCATCAATGTCGTCAACGACGCCACCACCAGCACCACGATCACCTTCCTCCCCCACCCTTTCCCGTACCCCTACTCTCCCATGTTGCTTAGGCAATGATCGAAATTGGGTTTCCTTTGCAAGTCGATGGCCTTTGTGATGGAGAGCGTTGATTCATAGTCATCTTGGTGGTTCAATTTGGGTGTGAAGAGGCTTCGTGATACTTGTGCAAAGGAGATGCGCAAGGATGAAAGGGATTCACGATTAGGGTTTTAATTTGAGGCTTTTCCTAGATTTTGTAGTGGTGTTTATGGGTTTCACTATGGTTGAATCGCAAGGAAAGAGATGACGAAGGGTTGATTTCGTTTTCTGGTTGGTGACTGATTTAGGGTGGACGAAGATGATGAGTGAGGCGCTAATCGCGGTGATGCTGTTCGAAGGGGTTTTGGCTGGTTATGTGACTAACTTTCCTTGAGGTTTTGGTCCATGATAAAGGTGCGACGGTGTTTGTGTTTTGCGATTTGGACTCATGATAGTTGAAGGTTGCGCGAGGTGGCAATCTTGGGTTCTGTGTTTTGTAGGTGCATTTTACCCACGATGGCTTTGAGTTAATGAAGGTTGAACGAAGTCGTGGAGGCTTCGAGTTTATTACGGTGGAGAATGGAGGAATATTGGGTGTGAGATGGAGGTTTTGTAGTAGCCTTAGCGGCATTGATGGTGGCCATCATGAGGTGGTATTGACAGCGTGGTGGAGCTCTTGATGGTTGTTGACTTGAGGGACATTGACCGTGGCACACCATTACCAAGATGAGAGGGACAAAGGTAAGTTTATGCAACGAAGGTCAGTGAAGATGATGGCATCAAACATGACATACCGTTAGCcacctaaaaaaaaattaacgtcgtTGATCATAAAGGACTAAATCTCAGTTTCATTAAGgaaagagatgaaaatgaagcaaaatttagaagaaaaattaaattcaaaaaaactTAATAGTTGAGAGactaataacatatttaatccttaaatTTATTAAGATTCATATTTAAagcttacaaaaaaaaatctcattgaTTTTCATGCCTTTCTTTCATGTGTTCTTTATTCTAATGTATAAAACTTTTAacattatacaaaatttatatacttttatctttatactaaattatgaataattacgAAGATGTAAACTATTAACGTACTAGTgttctctctaagaaaattttatttcagcaTGATGACtcgtattttttaattaaataataattatttatataataatataatgatacATCTAGAACTCCTGAAAACTCAAACCATATGTGATGGATGGTTTATTCAAATTTACTAGTATTAAAAAGTCTGTGACGTGAACAGTTGTACATCACATTTAgaaaattttgacattaaaaatacgtgattacaattttataaatatttttgttcaaattgaTGATGATCAATAAAATCAGACATCAATGTTGAATAacattcattataatttttttggaattatttagaaaattttataattgaaaacaaattcgttaataaatttgaaattttaattattcataaaaaatacaaaaataaattcatcaataatataaattttatttagaaatttatttatcaGTGAAATTTGtccataattaaaatttcaaattcaccaataaaattcatcaataattttaaatatttattatcaaaagtgatgttggaattttgaattattcattttgaattattaattatttttatttcattatttttttcatattttgtgctaattaattcatttaaattttatttgtaaaattaatcttaattactcacaaatttattaaaaataaaatttaaatataaattcaacaatatacatattttatttattaattttgcaTCGATAATTAAGATTTTCaaatcatccataaaatttattaataatttaaaatatttattactaaaaatgatgtttgtattttcaattataaatttttaatcattaattatttttattttattatttttttatattttgtgttaattaattaattaactcatttaaattttatttgtaaaagtaattttaattataggaaaataatttacataaatttttttcttttatacttcaccattaattattgaaattttattactttttaaatatttatgttaattaattaatttaaattttattgatacaactaattttaattgtaaGGAAACATTTAtcccatttttttcttttatagtgtaagattttttgtttcaatattaattattgatgttttttactcttttaatttttggtttaattaattaattaattaatttaaattttattgataaaattaattttatttgaatggaAATATTTATcccatttttttccttttatagtataacatttttttccatcattaatcattaatattttattactctTTGAATTTTTGAGctaattaataaatgaattcatttaaattttatagttaaaaataattttaactataagGAAACATTTATCTAACATTTATAGTATAAGATTTTTTTCACAATTATTTATGGATATGTTTTTACACTTTTAAGTTTTgggttaattaattaattcattcatttaaatttttcgataaaagttaaatttaaatataggaaaacattttattccaaatttttttttatagtataatattttttcaccaTGAATTATGGTAACTTTTgtactcttttttatttttatgttaacgaattaattagttcatttaaattttattgataaaactaattttaattgtaaGAAACATTTAAAACTCCTTACTCATTGGTTGAGCATGCTCACACATAAGCCGTAACATGCTCACACATAAGCTGTAATTGTTTAGAAATATATGACAAAATTGGTTGCAACGTTTTTAATAATGTAGTTGTATCTTTTCATGAATCAAAATTATTTGATGCATCAAAACTCTTCCATAAAGTATGTTGTGATACTATTAAGAATCCAATATAAGTCTAACATATAGattgattaaaaattagaaaattaaaaaaaaacataaataaattattttaatttttttttatcaaaagtcatatatatatatatatatatattatgaatttgactcatattttattaattattattgatattcCTATCGAACACCAACAATTGCATACCCTCTCATATATTAAAATCCATCAAAATACTCTACTAggaaattttcttatttatttgcAAACTCAATCTTATTAAAAAACACTCTTggccatatatatatatatatatatatatatatatatatatatatatatatatatatatatatatatatatatatatatatatatatatatatatatatatatatatatcatagaaagaaatatttctaaaaaatattaatatttttcagcAAAACATTCGACATTCAGTTTTTCAATTACTACAAATTGGGGAAAAAGCAATACATGTTAATTATAATGCTAATTCTGTGTGTAATCCAAATTTAAGATTtactaaaaattttatataattctttttcattcatCTGCACTTAGCTTGGAAAACATACTAGAGCATGGAAGAATTTTgcaagaaattaaattttgcaTTAATTACTGAAATCAAGACTAAATGTACAGTAAAAAAAAGGGTGTTGGTGCTAATCAAGAATATATCAGATATAAGGTATTAAATATTGTAACAATTATTGCAGATAATTTCACAGTCCTTATAAGAAGGCAGCAAGAATTACAAATCCATTTGAAGCGGTTGTTTGTTTATGAACTAATCTTATGCATGTACATGATGACAATGGTTGTACGTTATTCATCTTTTCTCATTGTCTTGGTATTTCTTCAAAACATTTCCTTCTCAAAAGCCCTTAAAAGCAGTTTCAGTGTGGAGATGATCCACCGTGATTCACCAAAATCACCGTTTTATCGTCCCACGGAAACTCATTTCCAACGAGTTCAAAATGCCATTCTTCGTTCCATCCATCGTGCTAAATACTTCAAACTAGACTCAAACGATGTTGAGGGCACTGTAACACCAGTTTCAGGAGAATTCTTGGTGAACTATTCAGTTGGAACTCCACCAGTCCAAATGCTTGGTATAGTTGATACTGGTTCAGACATGGTTTGGATTCAATGTCAGCCTTGTAAAAACTGTTACAAAGAAAAGAGACCCATATTTGATCCTTCAACTTCAAGGACATACAGTAGTATGGCTTGTGTTTCTGCTTATTGTCTGAGTGCGCCACATAGTTTTTGCAATTTTAACCATGGAAATCACTGTGCATATAAAGTGACCTATGATGATGGTACAACTTCAGAAGGAGATTTCAGTTGGGACACCATTACTCTAACTTCCAGTACCAAAAATGTTCCTGTAGCATTTCCCGAAACTGTGATTGGATGTGGACACAACAACGTTGGAGTGCTTGGTGAGCAAACCTCTGGCATAGTTGGCCTTGGCAACGGACCTTTCTCACTTGCAGGTCAGTTAAAACCTAAAACAGGTGGAACGTTTTACTATTGTTTGACGCCAATGTATGAAGGAGAAGCAAAACCTAGCTATCTCCATTTTGGAGATCTTGGTGAGGTTGTTGAAGAGGCCGTTTCAACCCCTTTAATCAGAAACTTGGAACAGCCATTCTTGTACTACGTGGTGATGGAAGCAATCAGTGTGGGAAGCAAGAGAATAGAGTTTCCCAGAAAGGGTGATGATGGAAACATCATAATTGACTCAGGGACAACGCTGACTTTTTTGCCAGATGAGGTTTACTCAAgtttggaagaagaaatggtaAATGCAGTTAATTTACCTCGTATTAATAGGCCACAAGAAGGTGTGAAGTTGTGCTACGAAATTACACCTGGTCAACAATATCAAATACCAACAGTTTATGCACATTTTAAAGGTGGTGGAACTGTGAAATTGCATTCTATCAACACCTTTTTCCAGGCCAGTGAATCTGTCATATGTTTGGCTTTCCATTCAGGTTCTGAAGCCATTTTGGGGAATTTGGCACAGCAGGACATCTTGGTTACCTATGACACAGACCACGACACAGTCACCTTTCTCAACACAGATTGTACCTCCGAGTTATAGAAAATTCAATGAAATACAATAACATGTTTTCTCATTCTTCATCGTCTTCTATCAATCAAAAATAAACTTTTCCTCTCAAACTTTATTAAACATGCATAATTCATTATTTCCAGATAAACTATATGCATGTCAATCCTTTCCGTACTCTCTACCCATAATCTAATATGGATATTTCATGTAATACCAATTGTTCCTACCATATTCAATACTCACTAACTCCACATGTCTAGGAATTGAGAccttaaacattttaaatattttttttctcgttACACTGTTCAACATGTTTTAATATAActctatatttcaaaattaacaaTTTCTCAAaggtttgattattgattataaataatgTCAGATACTGTATATATTAGTATTTTGAGTTTCATAGAAGAAGTGATATTTCATTGAGTCATTTTGAATATAATACTACCACAAACGGCTAAACTACCCATTAATAACTCCCTTAAAACTCCTTGAGTTGATACAACAGACTTGTACCTTCTGACGAGTTCGATAATAGTCCGAAAAcgaatgaaatagaaaaatattttgtataaatcTTGTTAGAATAGGTTCTAATTTCCATACCAtgttaaaaaaaggtttttgtTTCTCCAACAAAATTCCCTGCTCTTCCACACCTTTACTTAGATTTTTAATTCTCCCCATTTAATCATTGAGTGGAAGTAAATAGAATTTGAGTCTCCTTTTCTAGCAATTTGATCTTAGATTTTTGTCTCATCACTGATTTTTCCTTGAAATTTACCTTCCTAAGCCCACTGAAGAATTTCATTCTCTCCAATTTCTTTTCTCAATCTATATCCCTTTTATCATCTATTATATACATGTCCTTACCTTTTTCTATAATTCCCTACTTAAGTCTATTGATATGTCTGAATTCATCATTGACCCAAATCTTTATATTCAATTCTagcctctctttttttctttcttttcttccaaagCGTGCCATTCCCATTTGTTGTAAGCTACTCCATTTCGTTTTCACTAATACAGTGATTCCCTTGTAGACATGTTTCGTTCTTAATATTATGGCATAGTGATCAGTGTTTACCATCTGACATGTACTAGAATATGACTTCgtggaaaaaaaatgttttatattattctcAAAAAAGGCAAGGATGAAATTTGGtagttgaaaaaatgttttacaatattttaaaaaaaggcAAGGATgaaataagtatatatttagtttatggacaaatcagtttttaaaaatagtttgaagataaaaaatatattaaatactttatttctatttatatcatttaatttatcTCTACTTAAAcactaatatatttatttataatatataatttaatttatctctATTTACCcactaatattatttatttatttataattatatagttTAATTAAGGTTTAAATCCTTggatggtcctcatatttgtatgGGAATCTCAACTGATTCCTCATATTTAaaactgtctcaattggatcataatatttgtaaaattgagccaatttttcCATATCAGTTAAATTGTCCCAGACCACGTTAAACTGTGATGACGTGTTGCACACTTAAAATGCTGATGAAACAGTATATATTACGTGGAATTCTTTTAGATGAATAGTTTATAACAtgacacaaaatttaattagaaatgTTAAGGATTCAAAGTCATCGTCATCCTCCACCATTTTCATCTTTCCTTTTGAGCCTTAGGTATTCTccatcattttttcttcttgttttgagCGGTGGAGGTTGTTTGCTTGATTTTCCTTCGACCCTGTTTATTCTTCTCTCTTTGGGAGCAATGGCTTAAGTGCATCTTCCTTGTCAAAACTTGGATGCCAAACACAGAAAAGTCGACGCTTTTTGGGTCTGAAATTAGAGTTGTTGGGAGGAGGATGCAGTAGTGAGTCTCCAAATGGGGtcaacaacataatcaatcATGCTTATTCTGGTTACTTTTACTATCGTAGCAAGAAATTCTTCCTCCTTCATTTTGTGCATTGAAAATTCACAAAAAGTAATTCTTAACTTTAAAACCCTAGAAATATCATCATGCAGCATTTTGATACTGCAAACATAAAAAGCACATAACACAAGCATCAAGCCCAAATTCTAATATATAAAGCTGAAGATGGAAACAACCACCCTCCAGCAACAAAGATCCAATCATTTTGactgtaataaaataaaataaaataacacgaGGAAAGGATTCCAATCATCTTGAAGATGACAGATTTGGCAATGTGCATCAAGGGTTCCAAGCAATCTGGAGTTAATTTCCTGGCGAATAGGTAAGACTCATAATTATTGGACTGGCGGAGccgaataattaattttgatgagACTTCCAAAGCCCGGTAAGTATAGGAGTGACCGTTGACGGTGTCGGCCCAATTAATTCTGGTGAGCGTGTATTTGGTGCAGCCATCAGGATCTGCCATGGACAAGAGCGTGGGAAAGTAATGCTCCTCGGGGTAGCATTCGTCGTCGCGATAACAGGGGATCTTGAATTTCCTCCAGAGGGTTCGGTCCTTGACGATGAGGAGACGTGGCAGTGCGAGAGGGCGAAGAATTGGGACCCGACGCGGAATGAGGGTGGAGAAGGAGATGGAGTGGTGGACCGCGACGATTCAAGTGTCGCCACCGACATAACGGAGCAGGTTGTCGTTAGCATTGGTAGTTGCGTTTTGGAGTGGATCTTTTGGGCTAGTGGGCGTCTTAGTGGCAATGTCTCTATGACGACGAGGGTTTTCGTCCTCCAGTATATCACTGCACGAGGTTTTCTGATTCGATTGGGGATTTTTGGGATTATTCATCTAAGCTTCTCTACAAGTTAAGGATATATAGGGTGGTTCGTTGTTGTGTTTGGATGATGCAAGGACTAGCCGTGATATTGCAGACTCTGGTTGAAGAGGGTCTAGTCGTGATGGTAAAAATGGTGACCGCCGACGTTGATGGCGATGGTGGACCTTTGGACTGATTTGGTTTTGGGCCTAAGTGAAACCTTTGTCATGTCATAAtgtcttaaattaaataaaaattccacaTAATCAAACACTTTGACATCAACGTGCAACACGTCAGCATCTCTTAACGCTGTCTGTGAAGATTTAACGAACAGGGCCTAATTGGcccaaattttcaaatatttggcccaattggctcaattttacaaatattatgaccaattgagacagttgcaAATATGAGAACCCAACTAAGATTCCCATACAAATATGAGGATCATCCAAGGTTTTAAACCTTCAATTAACTCTAATTAtacattacttttatttatttgtttataattaggtcatttaatttatttttaactatgtATCACTAGTGTAGCaaagggaaacgacaacggttgTTTTTTATAACATGCTTCAGTTTTTAAATCGAGGCATATACTGATGAGATAAAAAGATGGTTttacttttggcctcggttgcAACCGAGATAAAAAGATGGGGACTTCTACTTCGGTTCCTCAACACCCGAAGTAGTaacgaagaagaaaaagaaaggggtAGAGGGCTTATTACCTTGgttgaaccgaggtaataacatggATATATGGCAGCGGTTCAAGCTAGAACTAATGCCAAagccctttaatttttttaaatctcgtGTAACTTATGGCACCTGTTGTGGTTGAACCGAGACCATAGAGTGGCTTTCTACCTCAGTTTTTGCCACAACCGAGGCCTATACTATGTGACTTTTTTTAGTAACAGGTCTATTTTTGTGATATCTACTATCACAAAAACAAACATGCATATGAAATCACAAATGgaactttaaatttaacaaacttcacttatcCAGATATATAAGGGATAAAATATATCTTCTTCCCCCTTGGAAAGCTGTTGGTGAGGTATGTTTGGATCTCATCAAATTTATTTGCTTTGTGAGTGACTTGGGGATATGAACTCATAGACATCATTGTACCCTAAATTGTTACttacaccaaacatatacctgacatcaaaaattacatttgatataagtaacttaaaaatcaattttatataaatcaattctcatagacttacatcatccatagttgaattattttaatattcaactcTTCTCTTCCCGACGCAAGATTCGTGACATCTTGCCTATGCAAGTATATTGAGATCTTAGAGTCTCTCCAAAATACATTAGAATTATATTGAACCATCATCGGCTTATCTGCAATGATgtgtgataatgctaaattttaccatattttaagcatcattttagtggcaaaatcaacccctttctaacttataacttgttaaatcctcttcttttgtcttgttttctaaatatttgtgtttttggctactttgatgtactttcatcaataatcccttattttgtagctaaaaatgagcttggaagactctccaacaaacgatagaactggaccaagaaattagcacgaagaaatgccatcagcagtgcaagaacgctcgtcccaggagagcggacgctcgcccagaaggcagaagagcggacgctcgtccagagtggaagcacgagcggacgctcgtccaggagctggaggacgttcgtcccagattgaggacgctcgtccagtcaagcggacgctcgtccaaggaaggaggacgctcgtcccaggacagtggacgttcgtccaggcaggacgctcgtccgaggacgctcgtcccagaagcgggcgctcgtccagaggagaggacgttcgtcccaggcagagggcgctcgtccagccaggcagaagtggacgctcgtccagccaggaagaggacgctcgtccagaacgctcgtccaggaaggaggacgctcggccagattgaaggacgttcgtccaaatgcgagaggctcgcgctcgggcgcgacttttcgccagtttttaatttttccagagagtctcgcgcccgggcgcgaaaatggggcgcccgggcgtgactttccagtgagtctcgcgcccgggcgcgactgacagagggcgcccgggcgcgatttttactgatgtggcagacagcttatttaacccagaaacgcgaagggtttgaggtctttggttctttggaggtgcgatttcacggctggagctcatggagggcgtgaggagcttgtgggaacatctcctcctcttcctttgggtctccttcttcttccatcttccatgtttgtaagcttagggttctccatggaaatggagaaccaaacccatctttgttgggattagttgtagcctttgaattcttgtgtaattgttggatgatttgaatttatatatgccttttctatcaattgctagtattcttgtttccaatcttaaagcttgcatgtaatgggaacgttcatgacttgattttggggttttatggattatgggaacgtaagatgaaaccttgaactgaaataggagtccttgtgggtcattgattctaggaatggaagatgattcacatgttgtcttagatcccagctctttaatgcggcttttgcttgttagattgccaaggaattggggtttgataagaaaaacctaggcctttcacctaaggaattagggctagagtgttttagtggattgactttagtaaattgatagagaggagataaaattggtcatacacaagagtgcattggtgaaaactaaccttagcaatgtcatttcataccatttctagtcttttccatttccaagtgtcttcaataccaaagtccaaccttgtaattatgtatgaatttacatttctgcacttgttctgtatattgatgttatgttattgagtctatatgaattgttaatcgcacaattctctagtattacgagtctcttgggaaaacgatatccggtcttaccggtttattacttgaacgattcggtgcacttgccgaaatcgagcccaacaagtattttttgagctaacaagtttctagcgccgttgccaaggatttggggattgaacccgagtcctagcaacgactaacaagttaaattgggcctcaaCAATGTGACAAAGTTGGTGTAATGCACCAAGAGGATCGTCCTCCGATAAATGAATCTTCTCTCTATTTTCCTATCGTTACATGGAAAAATAggataagttttgacatcaataacatgtaaactttaaattttagaaatgtaAAGTAGGAGTCCATACCGGGGGATCAAAAATAGAATCAACCAAGTTTTTAGGCCAAGCAATAAAAGATTGGAATGTTTGTGCCATAGTGAAAATGTCATTTGTGGGCAGAGGCACTAAGGCATCTGGTATGGTAATGTCATCTACTGAGACCTTGACCTCATCCTTCGATAGTTCCATACCATGAACAACTGCCACAAACACTTTTCCACAAGCCATCAACATCGTCTCGGTACCATCTAAAACATATAGCAAACATGGACTAGTGTGGTCCGTGTCGTCCCCTGGGACGACTGGTGCTAAACAACTTCCTATCTCGCTTCTCCCTTTTAGAGTAgatgttagattatacaaataataaattcttcaataaaaatgtttattaattttacttattgGAGGCACAACATGTTCATGTACAAGAGATGGTTGCGGGCGCATCCCAGAAGTCTAAAACTGTTATTGAAATTGGCGCATAACTATTTCAGTCACTTCTATAGTGACTTCATCATACAATTGCGCCTTAAGATTTTTTGAGATCTCCTGTGTTAGCCATTGTTCATACTCTTGGTTGTGTGCATATGAAGTTTGACGCGAGGAACTCCCACAATAATATCTAGTGCCTACTCCAGTACCAACAACACGCACTcgtccagggtgctcaggtcgtccaattaTAGTGGTAAGAATATCCTAGCAACCATCTGgagtgaattgaccttgggagctctactcaaccaaggagtcctataacataacaaaataccattattctttaaaaagttcaatgtaaTATCTATAGTGAAACTATTAATATTCTAGGAATAGTGATATCTTACAATTTTTTCTGTTATTGGTCACGCAATATCAGAAGTGTTGGAGCCCGATGATCTTAGacgggctaacttccacttctcatGCTGAGAAGATGATGAAGCAGGTTGTGGATTACCAACCTCAGGAAGTGGGGCTCTACCTTCTGTCTTTTGCTTGAGGAGTTTCtcttcaagcttcctatacccaccacgagataataggtggggtTTTTTACTTTTAGCACTTATTCCTTATgcttttgttcttgtttcctttcACATAATGtattagttcatatgatataaatttgttaatgaggaattgaataatatcaaCTATATTAACCTGTTATGTCTCTGATGTCTAACTCTATACAAAGAGACATCAAGTTTCTTCATCAATGGTCTTATATTTTGTACATGAAGACTATTTTTTTGTGCTCCAAATATATATCTCGAGGTCATTTTAGTCTTATAACCATGAAATTTTTCAACAATAGAtgataaacacttatttctaagtgttgCGACAtatggaatgtcaaatgtcttCTGTAATAAAGAGAATAAAGTTGTATCAATATAAAGAAAGTgtaaattaaatgatattaattaacttaccaatagatcaTTCCATATAATGTTCCGATCAACCTCGGACACATAGTCGACAATTGGAGTAAGAATAGAAATTATATCGCGCGTCAgtactccaaggtatgatctGAAAACATCTGAATTTAGCTATGTTGATAGCATGAGCACGGTGATAGCCAAACCCAATCCTCGatattggtttttgatgatgacaacacatcattaataaaaacacatgtgtaTGATGATGACAACACTGCTTATGCTTATTATGAAATGCTTATACATATTATGATTGTCATATTTGACATACATATTTGACATATTGTAATTTACTGATACA
The Vigna angularis cultivar LongXiaoDou No.4 chromosome 5, ASM1680809v1, whole genome shotgun sequence genome window above contains:
- the LOC108339081 gene encoding aspartic proteinase CDR1, with amino-acid sequence MVVRYSSFLIVLVFLQNISFSKALKSSFSVEMIHRDSPKSPFYRPTETHFQRVQNAILRSIHRAKYFKLDSNDVEGTVTPVSGEFLVNYSVGTPPVQMLGIVDTGSDMVWIQCQPCKNCYKEKRPIFDPSTSRTYSSMACVSAYCLSAPHSFCNFNHGNHCAYKVTYDDGTTSEGDFSWDTITLTSSTKNVPVAFPETVIGCGHNNVGVLGEQTSGIVGLGNGPFSLAGQLKPKTGGTFYYCLTPMYEGEAKPSYLHFGDLGEVVEEAVSTPLIRNLEQPFLYYVVMEAISVGSKRIEFPRKGDDGNIIIDSGTTLTFLPDEVYSSLEEEMVNAVNLPRINRPQEGVKLCYEITPGQQYQIPTVYAHFKGGGTVKLHSINTFFQASESVICLAFHSGSEAILGNLAQQDILVTYDTDHDTVTFLNTDCTSEL